One segment of Pyricularia oryzae 70-15 chromosome 3, whole genome shotgun sequence DNA contains the following:
- a CDS encoding esterase/lipase/thioesterase produces MGDQQVYPQPPYPLHDSIKDKLDPEYVEFYNKYLLNAPQVHYQPVAASRVGGKIIPGGTDPVPVGKTIDKAIPRQETTGPDVRVRAFVPAGQPPSPSGWPVFLWYHGGGWVLGNIDSENSLCSSICARARCVVVTTDYRLAPEHPFPAAVHDAWEAALWVATGAAAPALGEPLDLAKVAVGGSSAGGNLAAVVTQRALRHEAFARAGLFRFQLLVVPVTDNTASVETSTTYAEYEHTAALPVDKMLWYRRHYLPDRADWASVEASPLFADADTFAKLPPALVVVAGLDVLRWEGEEYARKLRDAGVEAEVKVIEGVPHPFIVMDAVLQKGKEGVDFVCERLAAVLA; encoded by the exons ATGGGTGATCAACAGGTTTATCCCCAGCCACCTTACCCGCTGCATGACTCCATCAAGGACAAGCTCGATCCGGAATATGTCGAATTCTACAACAAGTATCTTTTGAACGCTCCCCAAGTTCACTACCAGCCCGTGGCCGCCTCCCGAGTCGGGGGAAAGATAATACCA GGCGGGACTGATCCCGTGCCCGTAGGCAAGACCATCGACAAGGCCATCCCCCGCCAGGAGACGACAGGCCCAGACGTGCGCGTCCGTGCCTTTGTCCCCGCGGGCCAACCACCCTCCCCGTCCGGCTGGCCCGTGTTCCTCTGGTaccacggcggcggctgggTGCTGGGCAACATTGACTCGGAGAACAGCCTGTGCAGCAGCATCTGCGCCCGCGCGCGCTGCGTCGTGGTCACCACCGACTACCGCCTCGCGCCCGAGCACCCCTTCCCCGCGGCGGTGCACGACGCCTGGGAGGCCGCGCTGTGGGTCGCGACGGGAGCGGCGGCTCCTGCCCTCGGCGAGCCCCTGGACCTGGCCAAGGTCGCCGTGGGCGGGTCGAGCGCGGGCGGGAACCTCGCCGCCGTGGTGACGCAGAGGGCGCTCCGGCACGAGGCGTTTGCCAGGGCGGGCTTGTTCAGGTTCCAGCTGCTCGTCGTGCCCGTGACGGACAACACCGCATCCGTCGAGACGAGCACCACCTATGCAGAATACGAGCACACGGCCGCGCTGCCCGTCGACAAGATGCTGTGGTACCGCCGCCACTACCTCCCCGACCGGGCGGACTGGGCGTCGGTCGAGGCGTCGCCGCTGTTTGCGGATGCAGACACATTTGCCAAGCTGCCGCCTGCGCTGGTGGTCGTTGCCGGCCTGGACGTGCTGAGGTGGGAGGGCGAGGAGTACGCGAGGAAGCTGCGGGACGCGGGCGTCGAGGCAGAGGTCAAAGTCATCGAGGGGGTTCCGCACCCCTTCATCGTCATGGATGCTGTGTTGCAAAAGGGTAAAGAGGGTGTCGACTTTGTCTGTGAGCGTCTGGCTGCCGTTCTTGCTTAA
- a CDS encoding purine-cytosine permease FCY22, translated as MDVEKGRVPDNNVIAPASDQESVRPEMGSRAGRKSGSGNSTGRGSGGFLPTVLRFLNRAEARGIAPVPVEERTEKRAFNVFTLWWTMNANILAITFGMLAPSFGLGLRDASLVIIFFSLLTAAPTSYLSTLGPKTGMRQMVQARYSWGRYLVTLPVILNLATLTGFCVVMAVIGGQCLSAVAGEGSLTPNVGIVIMALLSLFISFCGFRVLHFYERWASIPAVIAIVVATGCGGEGLKLQSTPPVATVTAVFSFGMIVASYMIPWAALASDFTTYLEPSTPAIKIFAYSFAGLVTPPVLLMILGAAIAGAVPLNPTWEAGYDRNLVGGVLDAMLTPAGGFGKFLVVVLSFSLLGNLSATSYSVSLNLQQLFAPLTRGSEILKRVPRYAYTILLTALVIPIGIRAAQDFFVSLENFLGLIGYWSAAFVSLLMVEHLWFRAGDCDSYDPAIWNDGARLPIGVAALVSSVLSFLLVVPSMSQVWWTGPIARVTGDLGFEFAFVVTGLLYVPFRTLEKHLTKR; from the exons ATGGATGTCGAAAAAGGAAGGGTGCCAGACAATAATGTTATCGCACCAGCGTCCGACCAGGAGAGCGTGCGACCCGAGATGGGTTCTCGGGCGGGACGGAAATCAGGGTCCGGGAACTCGACCGGCCGAGGCAGCGGAGGCTTTCTGCCAACTGTACTCCGGTTTCTCAACCGGGCAGAGGCTCGAGGAATTGCCCCAGTGCCCGTTGAGGAACGGACGGAAAAGAGGGCTTTTAACGTCTTCACCCTATGGTGGACTATGAACGCCAACATCTTGGC AATCACGTTTGGCATGTTGGCGCCATCCTTCGGCTTGGGTCTGCGCGATGCCTCGCTTGTCATCATTTTCTTCTCCCTGTTGACCGCTGCTCCGACGTCCTATCTCTCTACCCTGGGTCCCAAGACGGGCATGCGACAGATGGTCCAAGCCAGATATAGCTGGGG ACGCTATCTTGTCACTCTGCCTGTCATCCTGAACCTGGCAACTCTGACTGGGTTCTGCGTGGTAATGGCAGTCATCGGGGGTCAATGTCTGTCCGCCGTCGCCGGTGAAGGATCGCTAACGCCGAACGTCGGGATCGTTATCATGGCGCTGCTGTCACTCTTCATATCCTTCTGCGGCTTCAGGGTACTTCACTTCTATGAGAGGTGGGCGTCCATCCCTGCCGTCATCGCCATTGTCGTTGCGACGggctgcggcggcgagggcttGAAGCTACAGTCAACCCCACCTGTCGCCACTGTCACCGCAGTCTTTTCGTTCGGCATGATTGTGGCATCATACATGATCCCCTGGGCTGCCTTGGCCTCTGACTTTACCACGTATCTGGAGCCTTCCACACCCGC CATCAAAATCTTCGCATATAGCTTCGCAGGCCTGGTCACACCACCCGTTCTACTCATGATCCTCGGAGCTGCGATCGCCGGAGCTGTCCCGTTAAACCCCACATGGGAGGCGGGATACGATCGCAACCTGGTCGGCGGTGTGCTCGACGCGATGCTCACCCCTGCCGGCGGGTTCGGCAagttcctcgtcgtcgtgctGTCCTTTAGTCTGCTGGGAAACCTCTCGGCGACATCGTACTCGGTCAGCCTGAACCTGCAGCAGCTCTTCGCGCCGCTGACGCGCGGCTCCGAGATCCTCAAGCGGGTTCCGCGCTACGCCTACACGATCCTGCTCACGGCGCTCGTCATCCCCATCGGCATCCGCGCCGCGCAGGACTTTTTTGTCAGCCTCGAGAACTTCCTCGGCCTGATCGGTTACTGGAGCGCCGCCTTTGTGTCTCTGCTCATGGTCGAGCACCTCTGGTTCCGCGCCGGCGACTGCGACTCGTATGATCCGGCCATCTGGAACGACGGCGCCCGCCTCCCCATTGGAGTCGCCGCGCTGGTGTCCTCGGTTCTGAGCTTCCTCTTGGTCGTGCCGTCCATGTCCCAGGTCTGGTGGACGGGTCCCATCGCCAGGGTGACTGGGGATCTGGGGTTCGAGTTTGCGTTTGTGGTGACGGGGCTGCTATATGTGCCTTTCAGGACCTTGGAGAAGCATTTGACCAAGCGTTGA